The Methylomusa anaerophila genome has a segment encoding these proteins:
- a CDS encoding FliH/SctL family protein — protein sequence MSNLFKIVSVNHTPVIIESIVFPEQGPENDSEPEPKLEPEFDYAAAREEMELCINEAKIEAQRIVAAAEEKAQHLMDETQIQAEAIKQQAYKESYDLGKQEGYENGNLEAREEMKQAIHTAAEKAQKIISTAEQEAVNMITDAERKIIDMAVAIARKIVARELEENPTAILPIVKEALNKVRDQESVTVRVNPEDFEMVLMAKGDLQMMMGNEQAVSIVSDQTVAAGGCVVDTAFGTVDARLDTKFEMIHKAIQDVSP from the coding sequence TTGTCTAACTTGTTTAAAATTGTATCAGTAAATCATACTCCGGTTATTATTGAAAGTATTGTATTTCCCGAACAGGGACCTGAAAATGATTCTGAGCCTGAGCCGAAATTGGAACCGGAATTTGATTACGCCGCCGCTAGGGAAGAAATGGAGCTATGTATTAATGAGGCTAAAATTGAAGCGCAGAGAATAGTCGCCGCGGCAGAAGAGAAAGCGCAACATTTAATGGATGAAACCCAAATACAGGCAGAAGCGATAAAACAACAGGCGTATAAGGAATCCTATGACTTGGGTAAGCAAGAGGGCTATGAAAACGGCAATCTCGAGGCCCGTGAAGAAATGAAGCAGGCAATTCACACTGCAGCCGAGAAGGCGCAAAAAATTATTTCCACCGCCGAGCAAGAAGCAGTAAATATGATTACAGATGCCGAACGAAAAATCATAGATATGGCGGTAGCCATTGCCCGTAAAATTGTGGCGCGGGAACTTGAAGAAAACCCAACTGCGATTTTACCTATAGTTAAGGAAGCGCTGAATAAAGTTCGTGATCAGGAAAGCGTCACTGTTCGTGTTAATCCGGAAGACTTTGAAATGGTGCTCATGGCCAAGGGCGATCTGCAAATGATGATGGGAAACGAGCAAGCCGTTTCCATTGTATCAGATCAGACCGTCGCTGCCGGCGGCTGTGTTGTCGATACAGCTTTCGGCACAGTGGACGCAAGGTTGGACACTAAATTTGAAATGATACACAAAGCCATTCAGGATGTGTCGCCGTGA